ACACTCCCTACCCTTAACGGTTATAAGATCCGGATCCCCGGGCCCGGCGCCGACCAGATAGACTTTCCCCTCCTTCATGTTTTCAGATCCTGAACAGCTTTGCCGTACACGTTTTCTAAGATCTCTCTTCCCCCCTTTTTAAGGAGGCGGTCGGCCATTTCCACGCCCAGCTTTTGGCCTTGGTCCAAAGGACCGGAGATCGTTTCTCGTAAAAGGAGAGAACCGTCCACTTCTGCCACAAGCCCGGTCAAGACAATGCTGCTTTCAGTGACCTTTGCGTGGCCGGCAATGGGGACCTGGCACCCGCCCTCAAGCCGGGCCAGAAAGGCCCTTTCTGTTTCCACGGCCAGGCGGGTATCCCTGTGATCCATAGCTACTGTGAGGCTGTGAATAGTCTCATCCTTTTCTCTTATTTCGATCGAAAGCGCCCCCTGTCCGATGGCAGGGAGCATGATGGTCTCAGGAAGATATTCAGTAATGCGATCCTTCATGCCCAGCCTTTTGACACCAGCGGCCGCCAGAACGATGGCATCCAGGCCCTCTGTCTCCAGTTTACGAAGG
This DNA window, taken from Deltaproteobacteria bacterium, encodes the following:
- the hemC gene encoding hydroxymethylbilane synthase encodes the protein MKMGMIKIGTRGSALAVWQAEWVRSHLLALHPEHEIELVKIKTTGDKIQDVPLAQVGGKGLFVKEIETALLEGRVDLAVHSMKDMPAELPPGLCIGAVPERENPLDVLISRNGHAFKDLPEGARVGSSSLRRCAQARHARPDITVHSLRGNLDTRLRKLETEGLDAIVLAAAGVKRLGMKDRITEYLPETIMLPAIGQGALSIEIREKDETIHSLTVAMDHRDTRLAVETERAFLARLEGGCQVPIAGHAKVTESSIVLTGLVAEVDGSLLLRETISGPLDQGQKLGVEMADRLLKKGGREILENVYGKAVQDLKT